Part of the Rhodothermales bacterium genome is shown below.
GCCGTCACGAACGGTCACTCGATCAAGGCAGTTCAAGCCCAGCTCGGGCATCGGTCCGAGCAAAGCACGCACATGTACGCGCACCTTGGCTCGCATGCGCAACTGCGTTTAGTCGAGTCTTTGCAGCCCGTTGCGCCACCTCACGTCAACGTCAGGTCAACGAGCAAAAAGAAAGGCACCTAGCGCTCTCGCTAAGTGCCCGACTTCGTTGGTTGCGGGGGCCGGATACGCACAGCGTTGTCCGGTGGAGTTTGGGGTGCCGATGGAGATGGTGATTGCGGCGTAGCCGGTGGGCTCCACCACTTCGACGAAGTGCCCTGAGGCTAGGGCTGCCGCCCAGTAAGAAGGCGCTTGGAATCGAACAGCCGGCAGTTCACCTGATTCCGACGATTCTCGAACGGTTTGACTCAACCGCGCCTGGGAGGAGGTTGCACGGACCGTTGCCTCAACGTTGGCCGCTTTCCCCTGTCAGAGGCTTTCCCCTATCCCCGCATCGCGGCTGGCCACAGCCCACGCCCGCCTCCCTTCGAGCTCTGATGTGCTGATCTCCGTTCTCATTGCCGACTTGGTCACGTAGTCCTTCTGGCCGTCTTCCTTTTCCGCGTAGATGTGGGTCACCGGCGCGCTCCGGAAGTAGTAGCCACCGCTGTGGCCATCAACGTCGTTGGAGAGGGCGAGGTGGATGGAGGTCGCGGCGCCCTCCGCGGGGCTGATGCCCGATTCGTTGGTGCGTCCCGCCTTCGACCACAGGCCGGTGTTCACGTTACCCGGGTGTAGGGCATTGCTCGTCACCCGAGAGCCCGCCGCCGCGAGTCGACGAGCGAGCTCGTTGGACAGCAAGATGTTGGCGAGCTTGCTTCGCCCGTATGCGCGCCATTGGTCGTACCCTTCCGAGCTCCGATGCTCCTCCGCAAGGAGAGGGTAGTCCACCTTCTGGGGGTGGAGTCGGTGCGCACCCGAAGCCACGTGCACGATGCGCCCACTCGGATCCCGGGCCGCTTCGAGCGCCGGCACCAGCAGGCGGCATAGGAGGAAGTGCCCGAGGACGTTGACCTGCCACTGCTGCTCGAAACCATCGGCCGTCTTTCGCCAGGGCAGCGCCATGATGCCTGCGTTCAGCACGCAGGCGTGGAGGGGCCGCCGGGTCGCGAGGAAGCTCTCCGCTGCCGACCGGACCGACTCGAGAGACGAGAGGTCGAGGACCAACACTTCCGCGCTGCTCTCGGCCGGCGCAGCTGCAAGCAAGGACTCGACCGCGGCACTCCCCTTCTCCCCGGAGCGCGTGCCGACGATGACGTGGTGTCCCGCCTCGAGCAGGCCCTTGCACGTCTCGAACCCGATTCCCGCGTTGCCGCCTGTCACCAACGCGATGGGTTTGGAGCCTGTCGTTGTGTCATTCATCGTTGTCGCCTCGTTGTCGGGTGCTCTGTGTACCATCGAGAGAAGAGGTTGGGTACATCGCTCCACGGCACCGGCGCTCGGTCCGTTAGCCCTGGGGAACCGAGTTCCAAAGCTGGGATGACGCACATGATCTCTGCAGCCGTTTTGGCGTCGTGATTAGGCCTCATGGCAGCGGACTGGTATTCGAGGATGTCGACCGAGGCACCCGCGTGAAGGCGTCCTCCGTGGCTCGCGAGCTCAGCGCTCATTTCGACACGCTGCGGTGACCGACATGACCGCGCATAGCAACGAACTCGCTGCGGTCTCGTACCTGGCCGGCCACAAGGACGTGCAGACCACCTCACGGTACGTCTATCCACCATTTGAGGCCGGCAAACGAGTGAACGACGCCTGTTTTCGGGACACCGTTTGGGACACGAGCGAGTTCTACGAAGAAGGCGAAATTGCTAACTCGTTAGTGTGCTTCCTGAGAGATAGGTAGCACTTCATTCCGGGCACATGGGTTACACAATTCGGCATTTTGGGGAGGCCCCGAGATGCCGTGGAAGGAGTGTAACAAGATGGATGAACGCGTTCGTTTCGTGGCCCGACTGCTCGAAGGCGAGAAGATGGCCCCACTGTGCCGGTCCTTCGGGATCTCGCGCAAGACCGGCTACAAGATCTTCCAGCGCTACAAGGACATGGGGCTCGAGGGCCTCACCGACCGTTCCAGGCGGCCCTACCGCCAGGCCAATCGGCTGCCCTTTCAGGTCGAGCAGCTCATCGTGTCACTCAAGAAAGAGCAGCCCAGTTGGGGCGCGCCGAAGATTCGCGAAGAGCTCCGGAGGCTCTACCCCGATATCCACGCCCCGGCCACCAGCACGGTGCACGCCGTGCTCGACCGTCACGGTCTGGTGAAGCGCCGCAAAAAGCGCCGTCCCAAGCTACAAGGCACCAAGCTCTCGCGCGCCCGCAAGCCCAACGACGTGTGGTGCGCCGACTACAAAGGCGAGTTCATGCTCGCCGACCAGCGCTATTGCTATCCGCTGACGGTCACCGACTTCGAGAGCCGCTACCTGCTGGCCTGCGAGGCGCTGAGCTCGACCAAAGAGAAGTACGCGTTTTCCGTGTTCGAGCGTGTCTTCAAGGAGTTTGGGATGCCCAAGGCGATTCGCACCGACAACGGCATTCCCTTCGCCTGCGCCAACGCGCTCTACGGTTTGAGCCGGCTCTCGGTCTGGTGGCTTCGGCTCGGCATCGCCATAGAACGCATCCGCCCGGGTCATCCGCAAGACAATGGCCGTCACGAGCGCATGCACCGTACGCTCAAGGCCGAGACGACGAAGCCCGCCGAGCGTTGACTACCCCTTTCACGACAAGACTGTCACCGTCACCGCCTGCGGCCGCATCTGCCTCAAGACCAAGAAGGTCAATCTTTCGAACGTCTTCGCCGGACAGAAGGTCGGCATCAAGCAGGTCGATGATAGACTCTGGCTCACCAGCTTCATGACCTACGACCTTGGATATCTTGACGAAGACAGCTGCCGACTCGAGCCCATCGAGGACCCGTTCGGCAGCAAAGTGTTACCTATGTCTTCGGAATGAAATGCAACCCATGTGTCCGGGTTGCACCATCAAGGAGCGGCGCGCATGTCGAATGTCACTGACATCGCGGTACAGTCCGCGTTGTTGTCGCCTCGAAGGTCGCCGTTGATATCGGAGAAAACATCGACCGCCGCTCCCCCGCCCTCGATGACGGCCTCCATCAACGCCGATGCGCTGTCCTTGTCCAACGTGCCTCCGAGCTCGACGTCGAAGCCGCGATCGAGGTCGATGGTCCCCCGAATCACGGTGTTAGCCAGAAAGCTGGGGGTTCCTGCGATCGGAAGCGGGACCACTCCGAGGGTCCCGCTCGCGCAGCCATCATCGCTGAGGTTCATCGGAATCGCTTCGTCTGCAGGGGTGCCGTCGATGACCAATGTCACGTTGACACAGCTTTCACCAAGGTTTGGTGCGAGAATCCACGAGAGCTCGAGGACCCCGGCGCAGAGTCCGTCGTAAAGCGCCTGGTTCACCTGGCTGAGGTCGGTTCCCAACGCTCGAAAGGAAGCACCCAGCGAAGCGATGCCATTGTCAACGCCGCCCATTCCTTCGGTCGTGAAATTGGAGTCGGCATCGCAGCTGGTGCCGTCACATCCATCCAGGTCGAAGCCGGCGTTGCAGTCGGCA
Proteins encoded:
- a CDS encoding SDR family NAD(P)-dependent oxidoreductase produces the protein MNDTTTGSKPIALVTGGNAGIGFETCKGLLEAGHHVIVGTRSGEKGSAAVESLLAAAPAESSAEVLVLDLSSLESVRSAAESFLATRRPLHACVLNAGIMALPWRKTADGFEQQWQVNVLGHFLLCRLLVPALEAARDPSGRIVHVASGAHRLHPQKVDYPLLAEEHRSSEGYDQWRAYGRSKLANILLSNELARRLAAAGSRVTSNALHPGNVNTGLWSKAGRTNESGISPAEGAATSIHLALSNDVDGHSGGYYFRSAPVTHIYAEKEDGQKDYVTKSAMRTEISTSELEGRRAWAVASRDAGIGESL